In Leptospira perdikensis, one genomic interval encodes:
- a CDS encoding CsgG/HfaB family protein: MKLYLACLSLLLSLSLVNCRTMDAAIQYPESGKTDLGISKVAVLLFDIEEAKWGDEFTDAVSLQIAKLLPIKVIEREQLSKVVNEQSFSKTGIIDTQTAVRLGKVLGVDALIFGRGSALKKYDEKGKLIPNLVDTVSLKIVHIESGHVIVNARKKPGADWTVGRLLQYSLGLGFIWSREDILISTSQYDFVAESLVERIVSELSK; encoded by the coding sequence ATGAAACTATATTTAGCGTGCCTATCCCTCCTCCTAAGCCTTTCGTTGGTAAATTGTCGTACGATGGATGCCGCCATCCAATATCCCGAATCGGGAAAAACAGATTTGGGAATCTCCAAAGTAGCGGTTTTGCTTTTCGACATTGAAGAAGCAAAATGGGGGGACGAATTCACAGATGCAGTTTCTTTACAAATTGCAAAACTTCTTCCGATCAAAGTGATCGAAAGGGAACAACTTTCCAAGGTTGTGAACGAACAAAGTTTTTCAAAAACGGGAATCATCGACACACAAACAGCTGTTCGACTAGGGAAAGTTTTGGGAGTGGATGCACTTATTTTTGGTCGGGGGTCGGCCCTCAAAAAGTATGATGAAAAAGGAAAACTCATCCCTAATTTAGTGGATACCGTTTCATTAAAAATAGTTCATATTGAATCGGGACATGTCATCGTCAATGCTCGCAAAAAACCTGGAGCTGATTGGACAGTAGGTCGTCTCCTGCAATACAGTTTGGGACTCGGGTTCATTTGGAGTCGCGAGGACATTCTAATTTCCACAAGCCAATACGACTTTGTGGCAGAGAGTTTAGTCGAACGAATTGTTTCAGAACTTAGTAAATAA
- a CDS encoding Dps family protein — protein sequence MKINIGIPEEERSAISESLKKLLADTYTLYQKTHSYHWNVTGPMFQTLHILFMTQYTELWNAIDPIAERIRSLGYYAPMGGWEFAKYSSITEDKEVPKATDMIKRLVEGNEAVIRTARAAYEPAEKGNDQATLDLLTQRLDIHEKTAWMLRSLLED from the coding sequence ATGAAAATTAACATTGGAATTCCCGAAGAAGAAAGGAGCGCCATCTCCGAGTCATTAAAAAAACTCTTAGCTGATACGTACACTCTGTATCAAAAAACTCATAGTTACCATTGGAATGTAACAGGGCCGATGTTCCAGACTCTACATATTTTGTTTATGACTCAGTACACGGAACTTTGGAATGCCATCGACCCCATTGCAGAAAGAATTCGATCCCTTGGATATTATGCTCCAATGGGTGGATGGGAATTTGCGAAATATTCCAGTATCACGGAAGACAAAGAAGTTCCCAAAGCAACTGATATGATCAAAAGATTGGTTGAAGGTAATGAAGCAGTCATTCGCACTGCACGCGCCGCTTACGAGCCAGCCGAAAAAGGCAATGACCAAGCCACATTGGATTTACTCACACAAAGACTCGACATTCATGAAAAAACCGCTTGGATGTTACGTTCGTTACTCGAAGACTAA
- a CDS encoding S1C family serine protease, whose amino-acid sequence MKFRVSIFLFSVFFNLCRVQSKNPNQRIFEDNVSRTVSISIENEDLLGKKHWVGSGFLISKDGFLLTCAHVIGDYHKKFVVRLGGSGKRYLGKVITSDLKKDIVLVVLETDDTFDYFELNPTKRAERGQSYYSISSPLGLEESFTTGVVADPERIGVDSILSEISFLQLNQSILPGSSGAAIFDVSGNLLGMAQFQLKNSEYNQQGVGFAILSKYLSEFVSSVPLTKFSNDEIQRGIVEVPTITDFLVQNLNLPTREGVLISYLVEKSPAEVSGLKRYDLIVEINGKKISNNDEMNSFFRKVARSERLQIKVIRNRSENVFYINP is encoded by the coding sequence ATGAAATTCCGTGTTTCTATTTTCCTTTTTTCTGTCTTTTTTAATTTATGTAGGGTTCAATCAAAAAACCCAAACCAAAGAATTTTTGAGGATAATGTTTCTCGAACAGTTTCGATCTCTATTGAAAATGAAGATCTATTAGGAAAAAAACATTGGGTTGGATCTGGATTTCTCATTTCTAAAGATGGATTCCTTCTTACTTGCGCTCACGTTATTGGAGATTATCACAAAAAGTTTGTGGTCCGACTCGGTGGATCGGGGAAAAGATATCTAGGTAAAGTAATCACTTCCGATTTAAAAAAAGATATCGTTTTGGTTGTATTAGAGACGGATGATACTTTTGATTATTTTGAATTGAATCCCACTAAAAGAGCGGAAAGAGGGCAAAGTTATTATTCCATATCTTCGCCATTGGGTTTAGAAGAAAGTTTTACAACTGGTGTAGTGGCCGATCCTGAACGAATAGGAGTTGATTCCATTTTGTCGGAGATATCTTTTTTACAACTCAACCAATCGATATTGCCAGGAAGTTCTGGAGCTGCCATATTTGATGTTAGTGGGAATTTATTAGGAATGGCGCAATTCCAATTAAAAAATTCAGAATACAATCAACAAGGAGTTGGGTTTGCCATTTTATCCAAATACTTGTCAGAATTTGTAAGTTCCGTTCCATTAACGAAATTTTCTAATGATGAGATACAAAGAGGAATTGTTGAGGTACCCACCATCACCGATTTTTTGGTTCAAAACTTGAATTTACCAACTAGGGAAGGTGTTCTGATCAGTTACTTAGTAGAAAAAAGTCCTGCGGAAGTTTCTGGTTTAAAACGGTATGATTTGATCGTAGAAATCAATGGGAAGAAGATAAGTAATAACGATGAGATGAACTCTTTTTTTAGGAAGGTGGCCCGTTCAGAACGATTACAAATCAAAGTAATTCGAAACCGTTCTGAAAATGTTTTTTACATTAACCCTTAG
- a CDS encoding alpha/beta fold hydrolase — protein MRLSYKLYPFQSNVEGKKSIGDIIILHGLFGSSKNWVTVAKTLSAFGSVYTLDQRNHGDSPHSSEHSIPLLADDLEEFISDHALKSPILIGHSMGGLVAMYFDFAHPGVLKELIIQDISPRSYPFAYENEIKSMSFSLNGFSSRTEIDTEMAKFLPDTFIRQFLQMSLDRMESGEYRWKLNVSGLNKARRVFESAFSETVISKTKTIFLIGGKSEYITKEDLVLIQKVFSNLVIKIIPEGGHYIHFTHQKEYLQILSDEFALIS, from the coding sequence GTGAGATTAAGTTACAAACTATACCCATTCCAATCCAATGTAGAAGGGAAAAAATCCATCGGGGATATCATCATCTTACATGGATTATTCGGATCGTCTAAAAACTGGGTAACAGTGGCAAAAACCCTTTCCGCTTTTGGGTCAGTGTATACTCTCGACCAAAGAAATCATGGAGACTCACCTCATTCTAGTGAACATTCGATTCCCCTTTTGGCAGATGATTTAGAAGAATTCATTTCGGATCATGCGTTGAAATCGCCGATTCTGATCGGGCATTCTATGGGAGGACTTGTGGCGATGTACTTCGACTTTGCCCATCCGGGTGTTTTAAAAGAACTCATCATCCAAGACATCTCTCCTCGGTCTTATCCGTTTGCTTATGAAAACGAAATTAAGTCTATGTCTTTTTCGTTGAATGGATTTAGTTCTCGAACAGAGATCGATACAGAAATGGCAAAATTTTTGCCTGATACTTTTATCCGCCAATTTTTACAGATGAGTTTGGACAGAATGGAATCTGGGGAATATCGTTGGAAATTGAATGTGTCTGGTTTAAACAAGGCAAGGCGAGTGTTCGAAAGTGCGTTTTCAGAAACAGTGATATCAAAAACTAAAACTATTTTTTTAATTGGAGGAAAATCTGAATACATCACCAAGGAAGATTTAGTTTTAATCCAAAAAGTTTTTTCCAATCTTGTTATTAAAATCATTCCTGAGGGCGGACATTATATTCATTTTACGCACCAAAAAGAATATTTGCAGATATTGAGTGATGAGTTTGCTTTAATTTCTTGA
- a CDS encoding SH3 domain-containing protein: MFFMVGPVFSTPTLVEKQKQAKPSELVKRDSNSLIVIPVIGLNLHLFADVKSDVLRKLKFGEPVSFDKDSLESPKEDWIPVKLEDGLSGFIKRSIVRSVPPKQYLPTLLFEAERMILSKDVDFLAKQEITDTIFQISGSGKFTGDDFIFLRAKAGFFLKKTVDLMNTKGIKPDNDPATLEFLKRHQTQLLYDYTSGKYYVDSNYFWKLLESYPKTKHSDYAGYLATESMPNVDCGADLRCRLEELRKGKLRYIYLFPTGNYINLYTKDLVSSLQSMTKDPDSIPCFTPVGEGIKSEINQMIRYASEIGPREKKQILPHLQILKKECFR; encoded by the coding sequence ATGTTTTTTATGGTAGGGCCAGTTTTTTCAACACCTACCTTGGTAGAAAAACAGAAACAGGCAAAACCTTCTGAACTAGTAAAACGTGATTCTAACTCACTGATAGTGATCCCTGTCATTGGCTTGAACTTACATTTGTTTGCTGATGTAAAAAGTGATGTTCTTCGCAAACTTAAGTTTGGAGAACCAGTTTCTTTTGATAAAGATTCCCTAGAAAGTCCGAAAGAAGATTGGATTCCGGTAAAGTTGGAAGATGGTCTGTCTGGATTTATTAAACGGTCTATCGTTCGTTCTGTTCCACCCAAACAGTATTTACCCACTTTGTTATTTGAAGCGGAACGAATGATTTTGTCGAAGGATGTTGATTTTTTAGCGAAACAAGAAATCACAGATACAATTTTCCAAATTTCAGGTTCTGGAAAATTTACGGGTGATGATTTTATATTTCTGCGGGCGAAGGCTGGATTTTTTTTAAAGAAAACAGTGGATCTCATGAATACGAAAGGAATCAAACCTGATAACGATCCTGCAACTCTTGAATTTTTAAAACGCCATCAAACTCAGTTGTTATATGATTATACTTCCGGAAAATACTATGTAGATTCTAATTATTTTTGGAAACTTTTAGAATCTTACCCAAAAACGAAACATTCGGATTACGCAGGTTATCTGGCGACGGAGAGTATGCCTAATGTCGATTGTGGAGCGGATCTAAGGTGCCGATTGGAAGAGCTGCGAAAAGGGAAACTTCGTTATATTTATTTATTCCCTACAGGTAATTATATTAATTTATACACTAAGGATTTAGTGTCCAGTTTACAATCGATGACAAAGGATCCTGACTCCATTCCTTGTTTTACGCCAGTAGGAGAAGGAATCAAATCTGAAATCAATCAGATGATTCGATATGCTTCTGAAATTGGGCCGAGAGAAAAAAAACAAATTCTTCCTCATTTACAAATCCTAAAGAAAGAATGTTTTCGTTAG
- a CDS encoding pyridoxal phosphate-dependent aminotransferase, which yields MKLVAKRLDVVEPSPTLAITAKANQLKASGLDVVGFGAGEPDFDTPTHIKEAAKKAMDQGKTKYTPVSGTVSLKEAIIRKLETENGLKYEKNQIIVGTGGKQVLYNFFMATINPGDEVIIPAPYWVSYADIVRLAEGTPVIVSTDISSGFKITAAQLEKAITPKTKVFIFNSPSNPTGAAYTRADVEALVKVLEPKDIVTVSDDIYEKIIYDGLEFVNPAMISDKMKEKTFVINGVSKAYSMTGWRIGYGAGNAEIVKNMDTMQGQSTSNASSISQAAAEAALSGDQTPVADMLKAFDKRRKLIVGLLREIPGVDCRMPEGAFYAFPYITGVYETPGFKRLLAEKKESSYSKLFCDVLLDKYNVAAVPGIAFGDDKAIRLSYALGDKDIEKGVARIKQMVEDLQK from the coding sequence ATGAAACTTGTAGCAAAACGACTGGATGTCGTAGAACCTTCCCCCACACTTGCGATCACTGCAAAAGCAAATCAGCTGAAAGCAAGTGGACTTGATGTTGTTGGATTTGGCGCAGGGGAACCTGACTTTGATACACCTACACATATCAAAGAAGCTGCTAAAAAAGCAATGGACCAAGGGAAAACCAAATACACTCCTGTGAGTGGAACTGTTTCTTTGAAAGAGGCAATCATTCGTAAGTTAGAAACTGAAAACGGTCTTAAATACGAAAAGAACCAAATCATAGTTGGAACAGGTGGAAAACAGGTTCTCTACAATTTTTTTATGGCAACGATCAATCCTGGTGATGAGGTAATCATTCCTGCACCGTATTGGGTAAGTTATGCGGATATCGTTCGTTTGGCTGAGGGAACTCCGGTGATTGTATCCACGGATATTTCCAGTGGATTTAAAATCACTGCAGCTCAATTAGAAAAAGCGATCACTCCTAAAACAAAAGTGTTTATTTTTAACTCACCATCTAATCCGACAGGGGCAGCTTATACACGTGCGGATGTGGAAGCTCTTGTAAAGGTGTTGGAACCAAAAGATATCGTTACCGTTTCCGATGATATTTATGAAAAAATCATTTATGATGGATTGGAATTTGTAAATCCTGCGATGATCTCAGACAAGATGAAGGAAAAAACCTTTGTGATTAACGGAGTATCCAAGGCGTATTCCATGACTGGATGGAGGATTGGATACGGAGCAGGGAATGCAGAGATTGTGAAAAACATGGACACCATGCAAGGCCAATCAACTAGTAATGCATCTTCGATCTCTCAAGCCGCCGCAGAGGCAGCGTTATCCGGAGACCAAACACCTGTTGCGGATATGTTAAAAGCTTTTGACAAAAGACGTAAACTCATTGTTGGCCTTTTACGTGAGATTCCAGGTGTTGATTGCCGTATGCCTGAAGGTGCCTTTTACGCTTTCCCTTATATCACCGGTGTTTATGAAACTCCTGGGTTTAAAAGACTTCTTGCTGAGAAAAAAGAAAGTTCTTACTCTAAACTATTTTGTGACGTCCTGCTTGATAAATACAATGTGGCAGCAGTGCCTGGGATAGCATTTGGAGATGATAAAGCCATTCGTTTGTCTTATGCGTTAGGTGATAAAGACATTGAAAAGGGTGTGGCTCGTATCAAACAAATGGTAGAGGACCTACAAAAGTAA
- a CDS encoding DNA repair helicase XPB: MTKPLTVQSDKTMLLEVDNPEFEACRDLIAKFAELEKSPEYMHTYRISPLSLWNAASIKMTAEEIIEGLTKFARYSVPKNVMNEVREQISRYGKVKLVKEESGELYIISNEKGFITEIANNRAVQPFVDGMEGDKIRIKKEYRGHIKQALIKIGFPVEDLAGYDEGNKYPFNLRPTTIGGIKFGMRDYQRASVEAFHAGGRNEGGSGVVVLPCGAGKTIVGMGVMQIVGAETLILVTNTLSIRQWRNEILDKTDIPESDIGEYSGEMKEIKPITIATYNILTHRKKKGGDFTHFHIFSANNWGLIVYDEVHLLPAPVFRMTSELQAKRRLGLTATLVREDGLEEDVFSLIGPKKYDVPWKELEAKSWIAEANCVEIRVPMEDDLRMKYSVADDREKFRLASENPEKLRAISYILKKHSTNNVLVIGQYINQLEEISQTFKIPLITGKTPLPERQELYQAFRTGQIKQLVVSKVANFSIDLPDANIAIQVSGTFGSRQEEAQRLGRILRPKSQDNTAIFYSLISRDTNEERFGQNRQLFLTEQGYEYEIYTLDQFKETVPEELLTK; encoded by the coding sequence ATGACCAAACCACTCACCGTACAAAGTGATAAAACAATGCTTCTTGAGGTGGATAACCCAGAATTTGAAGCCTGTCGGGACCTCATTGCCAAATTTGCAGAGCTCGAAAAAAGCCCGGAATATATGCATACTTACCGCATCTCTCCACTGTCTTTGTGGAATGCAGCCTCTATCAAAATGACGGCAGAAGAGATCATTGAAGGTTTAACAAAGTTTGCTCGTTATTCAGTTCCGAAAAACGTAATGAATGAAGTGAGAGAACAAATTTCTCGTTACGGAAAAGTGAAACTGGTAAAAGAAGAATCTGGGGAATTGTATATCATTTCCAACGAAAAAGGATTCATTACAGAAATTGCAAACAACCGCGCCGTTCAACCCTTTGTGGATGGAATGGAAGGTGATAAAATTCGTATCAAAAAAGAATACCGTGGTCACATCAAACAAGCGTTAATCAAGATTGGTTTTCCTGTAGAAGACCTTGCGGGTTACGATGAAGGAAATAAATATCCGTTTAACTTACGTCCTACGACAATCGGAGGAATTAAGTTTGGAATGCGTGACTATCAAAGAGCTTCTGTTGAAGCTTTTCATGCAGGTGGACGTAACGAAGGGGGATCTGGTGTAGTGGTTCTTCCTTGCGGTGCGGGAAAAACCATCGTAGGTATGGGAGTTATGCAAATTGTCGGAGCAGAAACTCTCATTCTTGTAACGAACACTTTGTCCATTCGTCAGTGGAGAAATGAAATTTTAGACAAAACTGACATTCCAGAATCGGACATCGGTGAGTATTCGGGAGAGATGAAAGAAATCAAACCGATTACAATCGCTACATACAACATCTTAACTCATAGAAAGAAAAAAGGTGGAGACTTCACTCACTTTCATATCTTCAGCGCAAACAACTGGGGATTGATTGTTTATGATGAGGTTCACTTATTGCCAGCTCCTGTATTTCGTATGACATCGGAACTTCAAGCAAAACGTAGGTTAGGTCTAACGGCAACGCTTGTTCGTGAAGATGGATTGGAAGAAGATGTGTTCTCACTCATCGGTCCTAAAAAATATGATGTGCCTTGGAAGGAGCTTGAAGCAAAATCTTGGATCGCGGAAGCTAATTGTGTGGAGATTCGTGTTCCTATGGAAGACGACCTTCGAATGAAGTATTCTGTGGCTGATGACCGCGAAAAGTTTCGTTTAGCATCAGAAAATCCAGAGAAACTTCGTGCGATCAGTTATATTTTGAAAAAACACTCTACTAACAACGTTTTGGTGATTGGACAGTATATCAATCAACTAGAAGAAATTTCCCAAACCTTCAAAATCCCTTTGATTACAGGAAAAACACCATTACCTGAAAGACAAGAGCTCTACCAAGCATTTCGTACGGGCCAAATCAAACAACTTGTGGTTTCAAAGGTTGCAAACTTCTCTATCGACTTACCAGATGCAAACATTGCCATTCAGGTATCAGGAACTTTTGGTTCGAGACAAGAAGAAGCGCAGCGTTTGGGAAGGATCCTTCGTCCGAAATCCCAAGACAATACAGCGATTTTTTACTCACTGATTTCGCGTGATACCAACGAAGAAAGGTTTGGACAAAACCGACAACTCTTCCTCACCGAACAAGGGTATGAATATGAAATTTATACTTTGGATCAGTTTAAAGAAACTGTACCGGAAGAATTACTCACTAAATAG
- the dusA gene encoding tRNA dihydrouridine(20/20a) synthase DusA, with the protein MKPAVPFSRISVAPMMDWTDRHYRYFMRLISKHALLYTEMVTTGAILRGKDNHRYLSFSKEEHPVALQLGGDSPGSLAECAKIGEDYGYDEINLNVGCPSDRVQSGSFGACLMKEPNLVAEMVAACKSQVKVPVTVKHRIGVNGKESYEDLYDFVSKINVAGVDQIIVHARIAILEGLSPKENRSIPPLRYEDVYRLKQDFPDLSIVINGGIKTHSEIADHLSKVDGVMIGRAAYDNPFLFQDVDVLYYGSKLPVRLREEVLSELIPYVRSVLVREGKVHHILRHILGLYHGEKGAREYRKFLTDRMHTNGANESILEACISR; encoded by the coding sequence TTGAAGCCAGCAGTCCCTTTCAGTCGAATTTCCGTCGCACCAATGATGGATTGGACTGATAGGCACTATCGGTATTTTATGCGGCTGATCTCCAAACATGCATTACTTTATACGGAGATGGTTACCACCGGGGCCATCCTCCGCGGAAAAGACAATCATAGATACTTAAGTTTTTCCAAAGAAGAACATCCCGTAGCCCTACAGTTAGGTGGTGATTCTCCTGGTTCCCTTGCGGAATGTGCCAAAATCGGTGAGGATTATGGGTATGATGAAATCAATCTGAATGTAGGTTGTCCATCCGACCGTGTCCAAAGTGGAAGTTTTGGGGCCTGTCTCATGAAGGAACCAAATCTGGTTGCTGAGATGGTGGCTGCTTGTAAATCACAGGTAAAGGTTCCCGTAACCGTGAAACACCGTATAGGTGTGAATGGAAAAGAAAGTTATGAAGATCTATATGATTTTGTTTCTAAAATCAATGTGGCAGGTGTCGACCAAATCATCGTTCATGCAAGGATTGCCATTTTGGAAGGCCTTTCCCCGAAAGAAAATCGAAGTATCCCACCACTTCGGTATGAAGATGTTTATAGACTAAAACAGGACTTTCCTGATTTATCCATTGTCATTAACGGTGGGATCAAAACCCATTCAGAGATTGCCGATCACTTATCTAAGGTCGATGGAGTGATGATTGGGCGAGCCGCTTATGACAATCCATTTCTGTTTCAAGACGTAGACGTTTTATATTACGGATCAAAATTGCCTGTCCGCCTACGGGAAGAGGTTCTTTCTGAATTGATCCCTTATGTTCGCAGTGTTTTAGTTAGGGAAGGGAAAGTTCATCACATCCTTCGCCATATTTTGGGACTTTATCACGGAGAAAAAGGGGCAAGGGAATATCGAAAGTTCCTCACCGACAGAATGCATACAAACGGTGCTAATGAATCCATTTTGGAAGCTTGTATTTCGCGTTAA
- a CDS encoding flagellar biosynthesis protein FlhA, with amino-acid sequence MNFRDLLKQSDLVLGVGTLLILAMLIVPLPGFVLDVLIVVSIGLGLLILMTALSVTEPSEFSIFPSLLLITTLFRLALNVSTTRQILSKGPAMNSSVIEAFGTFVVGGESGLGKYVVGLIIFIILTIVQVLVITKGATRISEVAARFTLDGLPQKQMSIDMELNSGAITEAEAKVKRKKVQREVDFYGAMDGASKFVQGDVRAGLIITAINLLGGILIGSTIRGESFLASIETYGKFTIGDGLVSQIPGLLSTTATGIIVTRSSSEKKLTVEIKDQLFGNAKTLYVVSGALGLSSLIPGLPFFSLLFLAGAIGYLGYSIEKVAKEEIKKIETVAQEKVQEKKPENYIKEISVEAIQVELGRDLLPLVDASSGGHLLEQIANTRKKFAIDFGLVIPAIRIIDNLEIPHDNYSIRINGVVVGQSAVRADRLMAMNNTARNLEAIIGEPFTEPAFGLKATWIDPNDKIEVENKGYSVVDPSTVIITHLKELISNYASQLLGREEVKALLEHLRQTHPTLVGELDYDKQGRLGIIQQTLQNLLAEGLSIKNLPKIMDAIANHLPRTNNPFDLAEHVRQALSRQIINDFLSPDGKLHVVTIDPRIIDRMNKSITLDETDGSKIIILPHDVRVRILESVYNELQKALDENRFLIFVVSRYLRQAFAFFLTKELPPRNFAVIASEEIHRGVPTEIASVLSLPSREEHPQEA; translated from the coding sequence ATGAATTTTAGAGACTTACTCAAACAATCCGATTTAGTATTGGGAGTGGGGACACTTCTTATTTTGGCAATGTTGATTGTCCCTTTGCCAGGTTTTGTCTTAGATGTTCTGATTGTTGTGAGTATAGGGCTTGGGTTACTCATACTCATGACTGCACTTTCTGTTACCGAACCTAGTGAGTTTTCTATTTTCCCTAGTTTACTTCTAATTACCACCTTGTTTCGGTTAGCTCTTAACGTTTCAACAACAAGACAAATTTTATCCAAGGGACCTGCGATGAATTCGAGTGTAATCGAAGCCTTCGGAACCTTTGTGGTGGGTGGAGAATCGGGACTTGGTAAATACGTTGTGGGACTTATTATCTTTATTATCTTAACGATTGTTCAGGTTCTAGTAATTACCAAAGGTGCGACTCGTATCTCGGAAGTGGCAGCAAGGTTTACGTTGGACGGATTACCACAAAAACAAATGTCCATTGATATGGAATTGAATAGTGGTGCAATCACTGAAGCGGAAGCAAAGGTAAAACGTAAAAAAGTCCAACGAGAAGTTGATTTTTATGGGGCTATGGATGGAGCTTCCAAATTTGTTCAAGGGGACGTGAGAGCGGGTTTGATCATAACCGCGATCAATTTACTTGGTGGAATCTTGATTGGATCTACCATTCGAGGTGAATCTTTTCTCGCATCGATTGAAACTTATGGAAAGTTTACTATTGGGGATGGACTTGTTTCCCAAATTCCAGGATTACTTTCTACAACCGCAACTGGTATCATTGTCACTCGTTCGAGTTCAGAAAAAAAACTCACTGTGGAGATCAAAGACCAACTTTTTGGAAATGCAAAAACCTTATATGTGGTTTCAGGGGCACTAGGACTTTCTAGTTTGATTCCGGGTCTTCCGTTCTTTTCTCTTTTGTTTTTAGCAGGAGCCATCGGGTATTTGGGTTATTCAATTGAAAAAGTAGCCAAAGAAGAGATCAAAAAAATCGAAACAGTGGCCCAAGAGAAGGTCCAAGAGAAAAAACCAGAGAACTACATCAAAGAAATTTCTGTGGAAGCCATTCAAGTGGAATTAGGACGCGACTTACTTCCGTTAGTGGATGCATCTTCTGGTGGACACTTACTGGAACAAATTGCCAATACACGTAAAAAATTCGCAATTGATTTTGGACTTGTGATTCCTGCCATTCGTATCATAGACAATTTAGAAATTCCTCATGATAACTATAGCATTCGTATCAACGGAGTTGTAGTGGGTCAGTCGGCAGTAAGAGCAGATCGATTGATGGCAATGAATAATACCGCACGTAATTTGGAAGCGATCATTGGTGAACCTTTTACGGAACCGGCGTTTGGGTTGAAAGCCACTTGGATTGATCCTAACGATAAAATTGAAGTGGAGAACAAGGGTTATTCGGTGGTTGATCCATCCACAGTCATCATCACACACTTAAAAGAACTGATTTCCAATTATGCATCTCAGCTTCTTGGAAGAGAAGAAGTGAAAGCTCTTCTTGAACATTTGAGACAAACACATCCAACACTTGTGGGCGAATTGGATTACGATAAACAAGGAAGACTTGGAATCATCCAACAAACCTTACAAAATCTTTTGGCAGAGGGTCTTTCAATTAAAAACCTTCCCAAAATTATGGATGCCATTGCCAACCATTTACCTCGTACCAACAATCCATTTGATTTGGCAGAACATGTAAGACAAGCTCTCTCAAGACAAATCATCAATGATTTCCTTTCTCCTGATGGAAAATTACATGTGGTCACAATTGATCCAAGGATCATTGATCGTATGAACAAAAGTATCACTCTTGATGAAACGGATGGGAGCAAAATCATCATCCTTCCTCATGATGTTCGTGTGAGAATTTTGGAATCTGTATACAATGAACTCCAGAAGGCACTCGATGAAAATAGGTTTCTTATTTTTGTTGTGTCCAGGTACTTAAGACAAGCGTTCGCATTCTTTTTGACAAAGGAACTACCCCCCAGGAACTTTGCTGTAATTGCTTCGGAAGAGATCCATAGAGGGGTTCCTACGGAAATTGCCTCAGTTCTCAGCCTTCCATCTAGAGAGGAACACCCACAAGAAGCATAG